One region of Spiroplasma endosymbiont of Asaphidion curtum genomic DNA includes:
- a CDS encoding VWA domain-containing protein has translation MIKFLENSIDLELKKQILRLKEVDKNIASFQTFKTNFKWLATAFDDEINHFYESQIEQKIISQSLSVNIKQEIYLYYWIRENGIKGLKDNYEKVYFTLEKVLSPFVMKINYYHCLLSDKTKDLQLTFQNFINNWEQLLIKRVIDFKLASINELRKKYLREMYDRIEVVKKFRRLYGFIWNFFGRFWDGNIKELEKLDLTQLQKLANFLQSDSAIMTITKLLGRLKGQSDKLEAVITEKINIEYEIHPASKWPEEIIGITESADLEHLLPMELVHLNIPNLQPIFYKKFLEKKLSTFEFISNDVVSVKTITKEKSHHPLPQTDGPFILCIDTSASMRGEPEYIAKALSLAIVKLALKQRRDCYMINFSDSLEVFDLTTVKSSLKTLVKFLSHSFHSNTNITPAIIQTINVMNYKKYQNADVLIISDFLTIDLSSKLVNQIQELHNNRNRFHSITIGNNGNEQVTRFFDNNWIYDPQNPFTKNDIIVDLEIKTRSKSSE, from the coding sequence ATGATAAAGTTTTTAGAAAATTCTATTGATTTAGAATTAAAAAAGCAAATTTTACGATTAAAAGAAGTTGATAAAAATATAGCATCATTTCAAACTTTTAAAACTAATTTTAAATGATTGGCAACAGCATTTGATGATGAGATTAATCATTTTTATGAAAGTCAAATTGAACAAAAAATTATTTCTCAATCGTTATCGGTTAACATTAAACAAGAAATTTATTTATATTATTGAATTCGTGAAAATGGCATTAAAGGTTTAAAAGATAATTATGAAAAAGTATATTTTACTTTAGAAAAGGTGTTATCACCATTTGTAATGAAAATAAATTACTATCATTGTCTTTTGAGTGATAAAACGAAAGACTTACAACTTACTTTTCAAAATTTTATTAATAATTGAGAACAATTATTAATAAAACGAGTTATTGATTTTAAATTAGCATCAATTAATGAATTAAGAAAAAAATATTTACGCGAAATGTATGACCGCATTGAAGTTGTTAAAAAATTTCGTCGTTTATATGGATTTATTTGAAATTTTTTTGGTCGTTTTTGAGATGGGAATATTAAAGAACTTGAAAAATTAGATTTAACACAATTACAAAAATTGGCAAATTTTTTGCAATCTGATTCGGCAATTATGACAATCACTAAATTATTAGGGCGATTAAAAGGACAATCTGATAAGTTAGAAGCGGTAATTACTGAAAAGATTAATATTGAATATGAAATTCATCCTGCTAGTAAATGACCAGAAGAAATTATTGGCATTACTGAAAGTGCTGATTTAGAACATTTATTACCAATGGAACTAGTTCATTTAAATATTCCTAATTTACAACCAATTTTTTATAAGAAATTTCTTGAAAAAAAATTATCAACATTTGAATTTATTTCTAATGATGTAGTTTCTGTTAAAACAATAACAAAAGAAAAAAGTCATCATCCGCTTCCACAAACTGATGGACCATTTATTTTGTGTATTGATACTTCGGCTTCAATGCGTGGTGAGCCTGAATATATTGCTAAAGCATTAAGTTTAGCAATTGTTAAACTTGCTTTAAAACAAAGACGAGATTGTTATATGATTAATTTTTCTGATTCGTTAGAAGTATTTGATTTAACGACAGTTAAATCATCATTAAAAACTTTAGTTAAATTTTTATCACATTCATTTCATAGTAATACTAATATAACCCCTGCTATTATTCAGACTATTAATGTTATGAATTATAAAAAATATCAAAATGCTGATGTATTAATTATTAGTGATTTTTTAACAATTGATTTATCATCAAAACTAGTTAATCAAATTCAAGAACTTCATAATAATCGTAATCGTTTTCATTCAATAACTATTGGTAATAATGGAAATGAGCAGGTAACAAGATTTTTTGATAATAATTGAATTTATGATCCACAAAATCCTTTTACTAAAAATGATATTATTGTAGATTTAGAAATTAAAACTAGGAGTAAAAGTAGTGAATAA
- a CDS encoding AAA family ATPase has product MINTELKQRILKLMQQASVGIFEKENIFKLATLAMLTGESIFLLGKPGVAKSLVSRRMKYLFCQANVFENLMNRFSTPEEIFGPISITDLQNGIYWRLTTNYLPSADIVFLDEIWKAGPSIQNTLLTIINEKIFRNAGKDYKVPLKLLISASNELPEVNQGLEALFDRFIIRYVVHGIVNEENFNAMIQSATKLDVIVDEQLQITNKEYNTWLQEIAKVRLSDLSLKFISRFRKKLYLVTEGKAYISDRRWNKIAFLMKASAFFNARLETDKPDWIIIVHCIWDTVEQQKEYASLFYEVYTNALTYELKEKQEQLENKLDKLNEQLNKVQLENIKFSVYTNPFKGQLVGNYHRLLVTNKDLPICFLSLDDYQKIRKSFDDFEIIKLFFGKTLNQLNRHIKVNLSYHNDNKLIDSKKNIYPIEIEDLESTLNQVTKITKEVDKTEKEIKNLTKDFKNEKDRLYSLSAIFFDEQYKMILDVAFNDLETIDEEKFDVLQIDS; this is encoded by the coding sequence ATGATAAATACAGAACTTAAACAACGAATTTTAAAGTTAATGCAACAAGCATCGGTTGGTATTTTTGAGAAAGAAAATATTTTTAAGTTGGCAACATTAGCAATGTTAACTGGTGAATCAATTTTTCTTTTGGGAAAACCTGGTGTAGCTAAATCGTTAGTTTCGCGGCGAATGAAATATTTATTTTGTCAAGCAAATGTTTTTGAAAATTTAATGAATCGTTTTTCAACGCCAGAAGAAATTTTTGGACCAATTTCAATAACTGATTTACAAAATGGTATTTATTGGCGATTAACAACAAATTATTTACCAAGTGCGGATATTGTATTTTTAGATGAAATTTGAAAAGCTGGACCTTCAATTCAAAATACATTGTTAACGATTATTAATGAAAAAATATTTCGTAATGCTGGGAAGGATTATAAGGTACCATTAAAATTACTAATATCAGCATCAAATGAATTGCCAGAAGTTAATCAAGGGTTAGAAGCATTATTTGATCGCTTTATTATTCGTTATGTGGTTCATGGTATTGTTAATGAAGAAAATTTTAATGCTATGATTCAATCAGCGACTAAATTAGATGTTATTGTTGATGAACAATTACAAATTACTAATAAAGAATATAATACTTGATTACAAGAAATTGCTAAAGTAAGATTATCAGATTTATCATTAAAGTTTATTTCTCGGTTTCGAAAAAAATTATATTTAGTAACTGAAGGTAAAGCATATATTTCTGATCGCCGTTGAAATAAGATTGCTTTTTTGATGAAAGCATCGGCTTTTTTTAATGCTCGTCTTGAAACTGATAAACCAGATTGAATTATTATTGTTCATTGTATTTGAGATACAGTAGAACAACAAAAAGAATATGCTAGTTTATTTTATGAGGTTTATACTAATGCATTAACATATGAGTTAAAAGAAAAACAAGAACAACTAGAAAATAAATTAGATAAATTAAATGAGCAATTAAATAAAGTTCAATTAGAAAATATTAAGTTTTCAGTATATACTAATCCTTTTAAAGGACAATTAGTTGGCAATTATCATCGTTTATTAGTAACAAATAAAGATTTGCCGATTTGTTTTCTTTCATTAGATGATTATCAAAAAATTAGAAAAAGTTTTGATGATTTTGAAATTATTAAATTATTTTTTGGTAAAACTTTAAATCAATTAAATCGTCATATTAAAGTCAATTTATCTTATCATAATGATAATAAGTTAATTGATAGCAAAAAAAATATTTATCCGATTGAAATTGAAGATTTAGAATCAACTTTAAATCAAGTTACAAAAATAACAAAAGAGGTTGATAAAACGGAAAAAGAAATTAAAAATTTAACAAAAGATTTTAAAAATGAAAAAGACCGTTTATATTCTTTATCAGCAATATTTTTTGATGAACAGTATAAAATGATTTTAGATGTTGCTTTTAATGATTTAGAAACTATTGATGAAGAAAAATTTGATGTTTTACAAATTGATTCATAA
- a CDS encoding IS30 family transposase: MGYKHLGIYERIYIENQLKFKVKISEIAKNLNRSISTIIREVNRNKDSNHYFSLIAQNKAENRKQSHVYFHKFKNRELVKYVQQKLLLGWSPEQIYGRIKNFHKEWIISFKTIYNWIYSGLLEKVTNKNLRRKGKKRKSQENRGKFNGKSIKERNINVNNRITVGHWEGDTVVSSRGKSKSCLITLVERTSRFTLAMLVENRTTKVVNENISHYLSILPNNLVKTITFDRGKEFSNWQQLEKNLNVKIYFANAYSPWQRGTNENTNGLIREKFPKKFNFSNTTKNAVHKFILSLNQRPRKILNYLSPIEYLVRKII; this comes from the coding sequence ATGGGTTACAAACATCTTGGCATATATGAAAGAATTTATATTGAGAATCAATTGAAGTTTAAAGTAAAAATTAGTGAAATAGCTAAAAATCTTAATCGAAGTATTAGTACTATTATTCGAGAAGTCAATAGAAATAAAGATAGTAATCATTATTTTTCATTAATTGCACAAAATAAAGCAGAAAACAGAAAACAATCACATGTTTATTTTCATAAGTTTAAAAATAGAGAATTAGTAAAATATGTACAACAAAAATTACTATTAGGTTGATCGCCTGAACAAATTTATGGCAGAATTAAAAATTTTCATAAAGAATGAATTATTAGTTTTAAAACAATTTACAATTGAATTTATTCTGGATTACTTGAAAAAGTTACTAATAAAAATTTAAGAAGAAAAGGTAAGAAACGAAAATCTCAAGAAAATCGCGGTAAATTTAATGGTAAATCAATTAAAGAACGAAATATTAATGTTAATAATCGTATAACTGTTGGTCATTGAGAAGGTGATACTGTAGTATCATCACGAGGTAAAAGTAAATCATGTTTAATAACTTTAGTTGAAAGAACATCAAGATTTACTTTAGCAATGTTAGTTGAAAATAGAACTACTAAAGTTGTTAACGAAAACATTAGCCATTATTTATCAATTCTTCCAAATAATCTTGTTAAGACTATAACATTTGATAGGGGTAAAGAATTTTCTAATTGACAACAACTTGAAAAAAATTTAAATGTGAAAATTTATTTTGCTAATGCGTATTCGCCTTGACAAAGAGGTACTAATGAAAATACTAATGGTTTAATTAGAGAAAAATTTCCTAAAAAATTTAATTTTTCAAATACTACTAAAAATGCAGTTCATAAATTTATATTGTCTTTAAACCAAAGACCAAGAAAAATACTAAATTATCTTTCACCAATCGAATATTTGGTTAGAAAAATAATTTAG